Proteins from a genomic interval of Undibacterium parvum:
- a CDS encoding site-2 protease family protein yields MIKLLLLLLSGAKFSKLLVTGGSMLVSVAVYAMVFGWWYAVGFVFLLLVHEMGHYLAARQRGLNVGLPTFIPFVGAWIELKDQPHNAETEAYIGLAGPLAGTVGAVICYFFARNYNSDLLLAVAYSGFFLNLFNMIPLSPFDGGRITAVLTPRVWFAGVPVLAALFYYRPSPILVLITIMAGPQLWRAWKYDATAPENQQYYGIATDVRLTYSAYYLLLLGFLAVMTNDVHEMLQAVRTVHGSSGA; encoded by the coding sequence ATGATTAAGCTTTTGTTGTTGCTCTTATCTGGCGCGAAATTTAGCAAACTCTTAGTTACCGGCGGCAGCATGTTGGTATCGGTTGCCGTGTATGCCATGGTGTTTGGCTGGTGGTATGCCGTCGGTTTCGTGTTCCTGTTGTTGGTGCATGAGATGGGGCATTATCTGGCGGCACGCCAGCGTGGCCTGAATGTAGGCTTGCCGACTTTCATCCCCTTCGTCGGCGCTTGGATAGAGCTTAAAGACCAGCCGCACAATGCCGAGACCGAAGCCTATATCGGTTTAGCTGGGCCGCTAGCGGGTACCGTGGGCGCAGTCATCTGTTATTTTTTTGCGCGTAACTACAATAGCGATTTGTTGTTGGCGGTGGCGTATTCAGGCTTCTTTCTGAACCTGTTTAATATGATACCGCTGTCGCCGTTTGATGGCGGGCGTATCACAGCAGTGCTCACGCCACGAGTCTGGTTTGCCGGAGTACCAGTACTAGCGGCACTGTTTTATTACCGGCCCAGCCCCATCCTGGTCTTGATCACTATCATGGCTGGCCCGCAATTGTGGCGCGCCTGGAAGTACGACGCCACGGCACCAGAAAATCAGCAGTATTACGGCATCGCTACCGACGTCCGTCTGACTTACTCGGCCTATTACTTACTCTTGCTAGGCTTTTTGGCGGTGATGACCAACGATGTGCATGAGATGCTGCAGGCTGTACGAACGGTGCATGGCAGTAGCGGTGCTTAA